In Rhodamnia argentea isolate NSW1041297 chromosome 5, ASM2092103v1, whole genome shotgun sequence, the DNA window TTGGTCAATCTGCAGCCAGCCCACCATGTACTCTTCATCGGCTGCTAAAAGTAGTCAGGACGACGGGTGGAGCGGCTTCTCGTCTCCCCCGCCGTCGTCCGCCACCACGGCGGACGCCGACAAGCTGCTCCACTCCGGCCACCACTCCCACTCGCAGAACACGTCCACGGTAGACGCCTCGGCCCCGCCCACCTTCGAGGAGAGGGACCAGGTGCAGTGGTCCTCCGGGCTCTGCGACTGCCTCTCCGACCGCAGGAACTGTGAGTATTAATTACCTCCTCTCTTTGCTCCTTGTCGACTCGTTCCGGCCGCCCCCCCCCACCCCCGCCGCGGAGCTCTGGAAGATCACTCACGGTCTTTCTCGTTTGTTTTTGCCAAGGTTGCATCACTTGCTGGTGTCCCTGCATCACCTTCGGCCAGATTGCGGAGATCGTGGACAAGGGGTCGTCATGTAAGTTTCTTGAGCTCCCACTAGCTTCGCGTTCTATTATTGCCAAACATGTTCTGCGCAAAACCTAAGCTGGCAATCGAGATGATGGTCTGCTTCTGCCATGGATTTGCTGCTGTTCCTTCCTCCATTTACAGAGCTTCTCCTTTCTCAGAGATTCTTTGCTTACAGCATGAGAACGAGGAAAACTCTTGAGGATCCCGAATTGAATATCCTAGCATGCTTCTcgatcatccaattgtcatcttaAGAGTGGAGGTGTCATGTTTGACTcaagaaattaataaattaacCTAACAGGGAGACcccaattttttaatattataactctATGCTTGAAGCAACATATTGGACGATTCGTAATTTCCGTTTTGAAAAAGTActgtttccttttttgcttcAGTAAGTTAAAAAAACATCGATCAAGAAATTACTGTTTACTTGATCTCTCCCGAGATATTTACGAAAGTAACACCTCAAAGAGGAATCGGTAATTAAAGGAAGATTAAGTTTGGTAAGTCACTTGATTGAGAATTTGTAACCCAATTGACAACTTAATCGGAGAAGATCGATGGGTCACTCTAACTAAGGTTAGTAATTCCAACAAAGGGTCAGTAAATTTAGGGCGCTAGGGGTGCAACTACAAATGTAAAAGCtataacaataaataaataaataaaaaagaacagacCTTAGTAAGTAACTCTAGTGAGAGTTGGTAACCCATACCAGATGGTAGCTTAATGGGAGAAAAGTGGGCGAGTCATGCTAATCTAGGTAAATAATCTCTTAAAAGAGATAAATAAATGCATGAGATTGCTAATTGTGGTAAATAAATGTCGATAATTCAATGAAAGAATTGGTAAATCAAGAACGCATTAAAAGGCTCTAAGTAATTCGAATGAGAGTCGGTATCCAAAGGGTTGGTAATTCGATTGGCAATATTTAACTTGACCAATTTTGTAAATCCCTCTAATTTAGATTGGCGATTTCATATAAGAGTGTTACCAAATTTGGAGTGTCGTCTAATCCTGCAGATAAAAAGTCGATTAGTCCAATACAAGAACTAGTAATTTTCTACTTCAAAGAGTTGGTAATTTAAGTGCTGGTAAATTAAGAACGGGTTACCCGAAAAAGAGAGTGACCTTTCTACCAACCATTTTTCAAGCTTATCCTTtagaatattttcatttattttttcggcATGGCGTTTTCTTCTGGCGGCGAATGATCGGCGTCGCAGCTTGCGGCGTGAACG includes these proteins:
- the LOC115740006 gene encoding protein PLANT CADMIUM RESISTANCE 2-like, giving the protein MYSSSAAKSSQDDGWSGFSSPPPSSATTADADKLLHSGHHSHSQNTSTVDASAPPTFEERDQVQWSSGLCDCLSDRRNCCITCWCPCITFGQIAEIVDKGSSSCGVNGALYTLISCTVGWCCCYSCFYRAKMRQQYALKKSPCGDCCVHFWCECCALCQEYRELKINGFNMKIGWHGNVERRSRGILMSQMAPSTAPPVESSMTR